One Plasmodium malariae genome assembly, chromosome: 3 genomic window, aaatttgtataatgcgcttttttaaaaacatatatttttaagggAAGATGAAGACTAGATGTTTTAATTGTCTTCCTAGTTATATGTACAACAGTTAATGTAAGAATTAATTAGCTAATACCAGAACCAGAAtggcatttttttttttttttttttttttttggcattatttgcaaataaaaaaaaacaattgtGTGAGTACTTGTTTGTCCAGAATACTTTTGCtctctttttgttttacagTTTTTTACTCCTTTTTACTGTATGCGGCTGTGTGTATAGTTCGTACTTGGCTCCATGTctaataagatatatatatgttataatatttctcattatatatgtactataTTATAACGTGTTTCACAGTACCAGTTACATAAAACTTGTAGATTATTTACTTGCTTCATATTGTGTATGCTAACcgttacataaatatttttttttttttttttttttttgtttttaaattcaatattattgttacacTTAACATATGTTAatctttttatgtataatcaTAGAAACAACCCTTTAGTgaaattttcaaaaagggTATCTACAAATGTACGGttaactcttttttttttttttttttttttttttttcatcccCTCTCTCCtcatattttctcttttttgtaattatattattatatacaaaactgaaaattttttcttttttttttttttttacttcttatTCTTTTGAGgtataaaaaagtaagaaaataaaattaagcgTAAGCAGTAACCCAAATGTGAtaagagggaaaaaaaaaaaaaaatatagaaataaaaaaaaattaaataaatatgtcaAATGCTAAATCTATACAGTTGTGTACAGatactataaatttttaagtatCTCGTTTCGACAAATTTTTTTCCCATAAGAATGTACTTCCTTGTATACTTCGATGGCTCAGTGAGATTCTACTTTGAATACACCTGTGAatgagtattttttttttttttttctttttcacaTTTTGTTGTTTAGTACCCcttatattttgcttttatatgtacatgtaagcttttttttttttttttttttttttgactaAAAGATAaagcttttttaaaattttttaaaaattctacCGTAATATTGTATGGCTGTTTCATCATAAAATAAgggaaaaaagtaaaaataaaaataaatgaataagcataattaaatataattaaatataattaaatataattaaatataattaaacataattaaacataattaaacataattaaacataattaaacataattaaataaaataaattaaaaatataagcaacTTAAACAACAGCCTGTGCAAGGGAATAAAGGTAAATTACCGTACATGACGAACTACTGCGTAAAAACCTAGGTAGATATTATAGATTAAGCACCTGGCTTCATCCcaacataaaattataaaatggtATGAGGACGCCTATGCTACTtccatacatacatacttactTATGTACATGTTTATGTTCTATACTGATGTACCATTTGTATACGTCTCATTCctctcttttttgttttgatGTTTGTGCTACCCTCTTGCAATGTGTTTCTCGGTGATATAATTACAACTCGGGTAGAATAGAACGACGTGATGTAGCATATTTTTCGCTCtacataatattacattgataatagttttatataataccaCGTACTATTATACAGAGTCAATCGTTGCAACTTGTAGCTGTTTCGTTTTCTCTTCTACGTGAAAGAAACAGTAGATCAGAGTGTACATAAGCACTGCGTGTGTGAATTGCTCATAAGTACTGTGCATATGTGTTTCTCTAAAGTACATAACATGTTGCCACTACCACCCCTTTTGCCTTTTCTTAGTTACGAGAAAGCTTAATAGCTGATGGAATTTCAAAAGATGGGAAaaacatttttgtttataataattatgcaaTTTGGATTGCCAATTTTtcgcatttatatatttttattttttttaatattagaaATCTACTTCACCTATATATTAACGTAATATTCCTGGTAAGGAAAATAGGGCAAGAATCTAGAAAGACAGTTATATATCTCATGTCTTATAATCTCacataataatgtattatgtatacataaattactTGTATAAAGGACAAAACACATACATGGGTACACGTTTGTTTCTTTATAGGTATTCTTTTGTGGTTTTCTCCTTACTTcgttctttttttgtatgaGTTGGTATGATgagaaaaatagaaaaaaaaaaaaaaaaaaaggggagaAAGGGAACGTaaacatgtgcatatatagaTACACGCAttcatacacatatgtacattctTACTCACACGcccatttacatatatactgtTCGCTTCTATTCTTTTTGAGGATAGGTACAGTTGTTACAAGTTTGTTATAAAGATTTTTAATGAAGACTTGATAGGTAGCCGTTTCGAattgcaaaaaaattatgcacatatatatatatatatgtatatatatatacgtgcatgtgtatgtgtataactttctttttttttttttttttttttccccagATGAGGAGTTAAACCCATCTATACTGAACGAAATAATACCACAGTAATAAACCCgcaaatatgcatataagcatataaatacatacgcatatatacgtGCGCACGTTATTTACCATTTCGCTGTAGAAGTTTATTTTCATGTTGCAGAATATGCGTATGTGTAAACCTTaacttatttcattttttttaccctGTTTAAATTAACTACCCATTAGGACCTTTTTTTCGTTATGCAATTTTTTCCTCATAAgcgtaataaaaaaataaaaaaaaattagaacgAATGAGATGGTGGTCCAGAAATGATGCGTGAATGTACAGttgtgcatacatacaaacatacacgcacgcacatatatacatatatacatatatatatatatatatatatatatatatatatatatatatatatatatatatatatatatatataatatttatttatttatttatttacttgttttcaatttttcagcTTCTCTACGTTGGGCACTTATTAGTCTATCTGGGCATACAAGATGACGCAATATCGGTATATCACAGATAcacaaaaaagtaaaagaccttttttaaacttgctaataaattaacagaatattttttttttttttttttaacccaTTCCACTTTGTAGATACCCATAGAATCattgataatattttttattttttttttttcctacgTTTTGTACTTTctcctttttaaatatgaaaactGCACGGTAAGACgaggaaaggaaaaaagcGAATACATACTagtgtttacatatatgtatcgCATATATACCTATGTGCGCATATGTGTaagtgtgcatatatatatatatatatatatatatatatatatatatacctaagTGTTCACACGTATATAagcttatatgtatactctACCCCCTTTAAAACTTAtgttgaaacaaaaaattttcccTCATAGAGCATGTTTATTCTGGGTATTGACGGGATTACTACCTTACTGTTTTATACTCTTaaggtataaaaaaaaaaggtcaaacgttaaatgaaaatattcgTTATATGTTACCTGATAGACTTACAGTTTTGATCGACTGATGTACTAGTCTCGTTATACTTTCCTCATTATAGTCATTACATTTTATCCAATGTTTCATTTGTAGgaaaattatctttttttcccGTCCTTGCTATGCGTAAATAgctaattaaaaaaaaaaaaaaaaaaaaaaaaaaaaaaaaacccaCACAAAAATTGCATGACGAAATGTACAATaagatatacaaaaaatatacaagaaaatacacaaaaatCGAATAAGACAacgttataaaaaaaaaaaaaaaaaaaagaaatgtcGAAATTCATGTTGAAATGGGCTCACTTGTGTACTTTTTCCCCCTTAGTCAGCGTACTACTTAACCTAccatatacaaaaatttaagaaaaatggGTTTGTATACAAagataatgaagaaaattacatgaaaattcatatatgtgGATACACCTTAATATTCTCGgccttattttttaaggtaTATGTGCTTGAATATGTCaagggaaaaaagaagaaaagaaagaaaaaaaaaaaatttcaacaAATTATAGTAGCTTCAGTGTGCAAAaagtagtatatatatttatatttttatatatatatttatatttatatatatatatttatatatatatttatatatatatatatctttttctttttttttcagaattTTGATTTAATGAACAACCATTTATTTTGCTTCCTTTTGTTAATTTCGTTTGTAAGAAAACCAATACGGCGAAAAACATGAAAAGGGGGAAACAACAAACAGTGCAGAAGCTGCACGTGttaatgtgtacatatgtatacatttatatatatatatatatatatatatatgtatatgtatatgtatataaatatacgtatacgcatacgtatatatgtaaatatgtttaatCTAATGAATGACCCTTCCATCAGGTTGTCCTCATGTATTCCGACGTGAATCTCCAAAAAATGGAAATCCTACACGAAtcagtaaaatttttttgatgaGGACTATCCTTTTTTCGACCATTTTGTTTGATTTTTCTTTATGCACGTGTGTAGAGACTACCATTTTGTGTTCTTTTAAAACTGTATTACATAATGAGATGCTTTTACTTTTTAGCATTTTGTTTCTCCTTTACGTTCAtggttaaaaaattattttgccATTTCGTCATCTTTTGAGTTTATACCTATGTGCATACAAGTACATAagtgtatatacgtatatatatatatatatatatatatatatatatatataaaaacgaGGGAATGTTCGAATGTGCGGTTACATACGTGTCTTCTCATTCTGCAAGTTACCTACAAaaacatctttttttttcttctttttttttcttttttttttttttctttttttttttttctttctttcccCCCCGGCcccttttatttaaaaaaaaatattgtagaTTGAAAACAGAGTCATGCTTGCATATGTATACTCACTTCAGTTGAACAATTACATTCCAGGGAccataaattaaaaggatTGTTTTCTATTTTCCGATATATTTCCTCGTTTCACTTTTCATTTCATATTACttttcttttgctttttttaaaagaaaatttccctcctttttttattttttgttgtacttctcttatttttcattaactgTGCTCTCGTTTGCTATACTTTTCACGgctaaactttttttttttttttttttttttttttttttttggaataaacagaaaaaaggTGTACAAAAGGTAATtcgaaagaaagaaaaaaaaaaaaaaaaaactatacaTGAAATTGCACATAAAATTGCACATAAAATTGCATAAAAAACTGAACAAAACATTGAACAAAAAATTGAACAAACAATTGAACAAAACATTGAACAAAAAATTGAACAAAAAATTGAACAAAAAATTGAACAAAACATTGAACAAACAATTGAACAAAAAATTGAACAAAACATTGAACAAAACTGAGTTTCAAAATCATCTTACGATTGCCTAGAAGTTTTCTTAACTTCGCTGTCGCATATGCAGTCCCTTTTGCTAACAATTTCTACATTCCCCATTACATccaaaatttattacattttgttcgttttcatttaaaatttttacttctGTTAATTCATActcatatgcatatatatatatatatatatgtatatatatatataatgtattctTTACTTTACGTATGGCcccctctttttttttttatttcttaaaaaatggTCTTGGAAGCAGTGTAGTTAATTATGACATAAGAATGCTCATAAGTTTGATAAGCACATTTTTTgctctaattttttatgtatgtttcAAGTGTAGCCAATTCgattttttatccttttgaACAAATTCGTCAAGTGCATTTTTAGTAAAATGTAACATTCAGCATACTCATTATAATTGTGTACTCTTGTTTCTTGTTTCTTGTTTCTTGTTtcttgtttcttttttttttttttttttttttttttttgaacaagTGTATGAAGCAGTCTGATCTTCAACAGTTACGACAACTccattattacaatttttttttattacgtATGACAGATTCACCGTGGCCATTGATTTTGAAGAATGTCGATAGGTGAAAAGTTTAATGAAGCCCTTTATTGGCTGAAAGAAGAATTGGATGAAATACTTAAAGAAGTAGAACTAGAAAAAAGcgaaataattttaagtgAAATATGTACGAagattaatgaaaaaatgaaaagtatgAACAGTAGTGAATCCTTAGACTTGTATAATGAAAAAGCAAAGGAACCAATAGAACATGCAAATTTAATATCTTGGCAAAAGTTGaattattgtatatttcattatgttcatttatacaataaaatacatGAAAAATTGCTAATTGAAGAGgatgatttttattttacttttgattcaaataattattacgtgaggaaaaaatttaagcaTAGTCTGGCATTTCATCCGTTGGTATATACCATCGATGCTGCGTACTTCAATCTtttgttttcctttatttctGGGGGCGTCAACAGGGATGGCTGTGGTATTGATCACTATAGTGATCATGAACATGAACATGAACATGATCATGATCAtgatcataataataataataataataataataataataataataataataataataataatggcgATGACTATTTTCATTGCAGTAGTGTCTATTACTCTGATCATGATGACCATCAAAATAGACGTGCTTTAGTGGATGCACACAACAGGAATGACGACCACCCAAGTAAGGATAATGCAAACAGAGGAAATATCTTTGACCACCTTAGCATGTATAAATGTTCGAGTAATAAGTGGTGTGGTAATAGTAACTACATTACAAATATCATCATTGATCAGTCTTTACACAAAACGGGGTGCTCTACTACAGAACGGATGACTAGAggagataaaataaaaaaaaaggcaaaaaatGAGGTGCACATTTTTgagcaaaaaaaagagaaaaaaaaaaaaaaattcaaaaaagtcagtaaatgcaaaataaagtacatatacaacgatgatataaaatataaacaaaactTTATTATAACAGAGGAGTCCTACGCATCCCTGAGTGAACGGTTCCCCAAAATTTTTGATATTACCAAATACATAGAAAGAAACACTCAAATGTTATACAACTTTGGTGTAAAGAAGCAGGTCGAGTGGGTAAATTCGCCAAGTGGAAAAGAAATCCCGGCAGATGTAGAAGCGGGGGCAGATATAGAAGCGGGGGCAGATGTAGAAGCGGGGGCAGATGTAGAAGCGGGGGCAGATATAGAAGCTGGGGCAGATATAGAAGCCAGAGCAGATGTAGAAGCCAGAGCAGATGTAGAAGCCGGGGCAGATGTAGAATCCGGGGCAGATATAGAATCCATAGAACACCCAGGTGAAGTAAGAAGCAAGTGCGTCCTTCAACCGCCATGCACGCGTAACAACTGTGCTCGGACGGGTTTGCAACTTTTGGATGAAAATCATGCTCAGAAAAAAGATATGCAGCTAAAGGGTGAGAAAAACAAACGTAGAAGAAATgtggaagaaaaagaatgGAATAAGAATAAGACATATCTAAATGATATATACACACGAACAGTGCAAAATAACATGTATACGGTTGAGCCTAATATGAATGAAAAGATTAAAGTGTATAACGGTGATATAACAAGTATTAGGTGTAACGCTATAGTATTATttgcaaataataattataaatattcaaaaaatgtgtgtgaaaatttatattcatcaAACTTAATGAAActtgaagaagaagaaaaattggaaataaaaatgcagAAGAGTGGTGAGGTCTATATAACAACGAGTTATGACAGTATTCATAAATACATCCTGCATGCAATGCTACCAAAATATAACAGCAAATTTGTTTTAGCAACTCATAATACTATGAATTTATGTGTTcaagaaattttatatagatgttttgaaaaacaaatacaGTCTATATCAATTCCAGTAGtatcttttcatttattttttccgaTTAACatctttttaataacattacTAAAGAGCATACGATCTCTTTTAATTCAACCACACTTTTACAATACTGTTAAAACGATAGTATTAGTAACGAATtctaatgatatatattttcttttattaaaatatatgtccATATTTTTCCCTAGGTGTAGTCAGGAATCGTTTTTATCAACTAACATTGCCATTTTGGGAAACAAGTTCGGCTCGATCGACGTGCAGAATAGGAGCATACCCATATTTAGAAGCTTTAGGAAAGTGATGCATATGAACAGGGGCAGCAGAACTAGGCGTAGAAGGAGGCATGGTGGTAGATATGAAAGAAGATGTGGAAGCAGGCGTGGTAGGGGATGTTGCAGCGAACATTGCAGTGCAGAtgagaaaaatattcatCATCCAAGTGCAGGAGATGCAGATTTTCCAGAATgggatttaaaaaaaaggcattCCTTGCAAAATGGCCCAGTTGGGGGAAATTACACCGATTTGTCGTACTCATCATGCTCTTCTTATATGGCAGATGCATCTCATATGTCATACTCCTCATCTGCTACTTCCTCGTACTCATCTACCTCTTCTTTTTGCTCCCCTTCAAGCATCTCTTCCTCCTCggaaatattcaaagaagCAGATGCCGAATTCTTAAATTTGCGCAGTGAAAACGAAGGCCATAAGAATTTTTTCAACTTGAATCAAATAAACAGAGGAGAAGACACGATGAACTTAGAATGCTGCCTAAGATTAAGTTACATGTATGATAAGaaggaaaaatttaaagaactAAAAGAtacttattttgtttatgaCTACGGATTTGACGAACTGGGAAGGAATACaatcataataaatttttttaattttccgtTGGTATATAACtacaatttattattcttttatttgatattttattttaatatttttatgaggaaccattttgtacttttatttattttctctgAAAAAATTTCGtcaaatataacaaaagTTTTGTCATTATTTAAAGACATTTTTCAAGTAATTCAAgaatttctaaaaaatttgaaaattatttatttttttaactattcgttgatatttaaatttttcatatatatccTCTACCCCTTCATTCCGTCCACCATATATGAAAACATTATATACTTGAATGATAACGCGGTAAAAttgggaaaaaaataatgtacatatgtaaataaatctgataaataaatgagcacgtgcatatataaacaacTACGTggatgtataaatataataggGTATTCAGAGAAGTTAAGCCTACACATTTACATCTACaccttttcccttttttgtTACAGGAATTGTCCAAATATTTTGACATTAAAAAGGTCTTAAGAAAATGCTAAAATAATACGCGGCAAGTTGTTTATTCAGAATGATTatgcacatacacataccgatgtacatacatacatacatacatgtacatcggtatgtgtatgtgcatatatatgtaaacactATTTTTCAGaagacttaaaaaaaaaaaaaaaaaatgtagacaCTGGgggatgtatatataataaatatatacatgcacaaGTAGTTAAAAGTACGTTTGCCACTGTTGATGTTTTGGTTGATGTTTTCGTAAGTGCTTTTATGCAcacacattttttataatttttgctctttgttcataatttttgaacatttttcataattcttACCATATCGTGCTTTCTTGTGCTCCGTCAATGTTTTTTACGTTCTGTTaactttttttacattttgttcgaatttttcttttttttattttatacgtattttttgtatttgaaAAAGGctcattcattttttaaataaggaTGTAAAAGACTTTATTACTGTATTTTCCCTCTTTGTATCAATGTTGTTATCAcgtgaatatttatttaatccgtctttttcttttttcgtcCTGCGCAACTTCTCTGCCCATTCGTCATCCCTATATTCCCTTTGAACTAAGCTCGTATTTGCTAGAAGGTTAGATGACCCTACAAAATGAAGCAACAAAGGGGATGCAACCTTAAAATTTGCTGTCAAAGCAATCGAGCGAAAAGcggtacatacatatacatatacatatatatatatataactgtacTCCATTACACAATGTTACAGCAGTGaagcttttattttattttgtttttttattattttactttatttgtttacttttttcttaccatatatataggctgtcatgttaaaaaaattatttcttttcacATCGAAGTGCTTGTTAATGTTAGCATTAGATGGCACTACGTCCTGCTGATCGAAGTACTTTATTTCTGTTAATTTACTTTTAgttgtattattttcatcattactATTTATTGTAACGTTCGAACTGTTATtgtctttatattttaaaacaattgtttctacttttatttctttttttaacatcTTAATTAGGATATGcttcatttttactttttccattttcttACACGTTACAACTAAAACGCCTAtgccttctttttttttttccgatatactttttatttgtttgtctGCAGCTTGTTGCTCTTCCGTGTGCTTCCCCTCATCAGGGGCGGCCGCAATGACAGcagcagtagtagcagtagtagcagtagtagcagcagtagtagcagcagtagtagcagcagtagtagcagcagtagtagcagcagtagtagcagcagtagtagcagcagtagtagcagtagtagcagcAGCAGTAGCAGCAGCAGTAGCAGC contains:
- the PmUG01_03023500 gene encoding conserved Plasmodium membrane protein, unknown function, coding for MLRESLIADGISKDGKNIFVYNNYAIWIANFSHLYIFIFFNIRNLLHLYINVIFLVFFCGFLLTSFFFCMSWYSCYKFVIKIFNEDLIDEELNPSILNEIIPQTFFSLCNFFLISLLYVGHLLVYLGIQDDAISIPIESLIIFFIFFFSYVLYFLLFKYENCTSMFILGIDGITTLLFYTLKENYLFFPSLLCSAYYLTYHIQKFKKNGFVYKDNEENYMKIHICGYTLIFSALFFKNFDLMNNHLFCFLLLISFVVLMYSDVNLQKMEILHESIENRVMLAYVYSLQLNNYIPGTIN
- the PmUG01_03023600 gene encoding conserved Plasmodium protein, unknown function; this translates as MSIGEKFNEALYWLKEELDEILKEVELEKSEIILSEICTKINEKMKSMNSSESLDLYNEKAKEPIEHANLISWQKLNYCIFHYVHLYNKIHEKLLIEEDDFYFTFDSNNYYVRKKFKHSLAFHPLVYTIDAAYFNLLFSFISGGVNRDGCGIDHYSDHEHEHEHDHDHDHNNNNNNNNNNNNNNNNNNGDDYFHCSSVYYSDHDDHQNRRALVDAHNRNDDHPSKDNANRGNIFDHLSMYKCSSNKWCGNSNYITNIIIDQSLHKTGCSTTERMTRGDKIKKKAKNEVHIFEQKKEKKKKKFKKVSKCKIKYIYNDDIKYKQNFIITEESYASLSERFPKIFDITKYIERNTQMLYNFGVKKQVEWVNSPSGKEIPADVEAGADIEAGADVEAGADVEAGADIEAGADIEARADVEARADVEAGADVESGADIESIEHPGEVRSKCVLQPPCTRNNCARTGLQLLDENHAQKKDMQLKGEKNKRRRNVEEKEWNKNKTYLNDIYTRTVQNNMYTVEPNMNEKIKVYNGDITSIRCNAIVLFANNNYKYSKNVCENLYSSNLMKLEEEEKLEIKMQKSGEVYITTSYDSIHKYILHAMLPKYNSKFVLATHNTMNLCVQEILYRCFEKQIQSISIPVVSFHLFFPINIFLITLLKSIRSLLIQPHFYNTVKTIVLVTNSNDIYFLLLKYMSIFFPRCSQESFLSTNIAILGNKFGSIDVQNRSIPIFRSFRKVMHMNRGSRTRRRRRHGGRYERRCGSRRGRGCCSEHCSADEKNIHHPSAGDADFPEWDLKKRHSLQNGPVGGNYTDLSYSSCSSYMADASHMSYSSSATSSYSSTSSFCSPSSISSSSEIFKEADAEFLNLRSENEGHKNFFNLNQINRGEDTMNLECCLRLSYMYDKKEKFKELKDTYFVYDYGFDELGRNTIIINFFNFPLVYNYNLLFFYLIFYFNIFMRNHFVLLFIFSEKISSNITKVLSLFKDIFQVIQEFLKNLKIIYFFNYSLIFKFFIYILYPFIPSTIYENIIYLNDNAELSKYFDIKKVLRKC
- the PmUG01_03023700 gene encoding conserved Plasmodium protein, unknown function, which produces MKNPSEGPKYENEREIILLGFLNVENVYGSNWSSKKNEIKKDIEYKAVKLNQAFKDPTIFHEKFEFLSSEDYKYVKNNYIYSAILIFNPSLNNCKKSSNEKEAKSSITKGEANEVKKNKCIINDGKKSKDEKVIHITWPQGTITTTAATAAATAAATAAATTATTAATTAATTAATTAATTAATTAATTAATTATTATTAAVIAAAPDEGKHTEEQQAADKQIKSISEKKKEGIGVLVVTCKKMEKVKMKHILIKMLKKEIKVETIVLKYKDNNSSNVTINSNDENNTTKSKLTEIKYFDQQDVVPSNANINKHFDVKRNNFFNMTAYIYGSSNLLANTSLVQREYRDDEWAEKLRRTKKEKDGLNKYSRDNNIDTKRENTVIKSFTSLFKK